The Cinclus cinclus chromosome 15, bCinCin1.1, whole genome shotgun sequence region CGAGAGGCAGAAAAATGAAGGCAGTTCTAAGATGCAAAACATTTACTCACAGAAATTCTAGATAATTTAGCTAGTTAATTTTCTGGGCAGGCATGAGGAGGTCgcacaggagcagctcagggccTGGCCAGTTGGTACAAACAGAGATGGAGGTGCTGCAGTCAGCTCAGTAACACTTCACTCACATTGAGATAATCACAGTGCACCGTTGTCCCTACGCGACGCTTCTTCTTTGGAGGAAGCTGCTGCTTGGGAAACTTCAGGACCAGGGATTTCCTGCGAACCTCATCAGCACTAggcacaaacaaaaaagcacaatACTTCCTCCAGCCCTCACGTGAATCAAGACCATTTGTCCCCCAGTACTGGCTGCGGCTCCATCTGCCATAACATCAAATGCACAACTGAAATAATGTAGTAACAGGTACTGTAAAGCCCTGGCACTTTATTCCTGTGACTAATACACAAACGAGTATTCTGCATTAAGCTCTCCATTGATTATTCTTAGTATCCTCACTggtttctctgctttttccccTACCTCTCAATCAGTTGTTTTCCCAGGACAATCTTCGTTCCTTCAACTTTGATGAGCTCTTCATTGTCATTGTGAATGACTgttttttccagctcttcctcctgctcctctgtcaTTGCAACAGGATTAGAAGGTGGGGCATTTGTTTGGTAGTAAAGAGGACAGAACTTATTAGTCCTCATGTGCCCAATTGCACCGCATGCTCCACATTTTAGCTGCAAAAATAGAAGGTGACACATCAGAATTCATATACGGGCTCCTAGTTTTGAGGCAAAGCATCATTAAAATCCCCCAGTGAGATCTTTAGTACATCACTAGAACAAAAAACCTCTCCAGCAGCCAAAACCTATATGGATATGCTTACTTTCAAGTCTGGACgctctttcattttcttgggCTTCTTTTCTGGAGGGCCCTTGAGTTTCTCTTTCTCTTGGTTCCGCTTTAGCCGCCGTAATTGCTCCTGGATCCTGCGCCGCTCCTTCCGCATCTCCTCACGGTGCTGCTCATCAAATAGAGCAAACTTCCGTCTGGGTGGGGGAAAAACAATACTGGTTTTCCAGCCTAGTTCATGATTTGCCAGGTTCTCTTCTGCCAGGTCAATCACTGCACAAAGTTTGTGACACCCTCCAAATGGACAGCCATTAAACCTCTATTCCTCTCCACAATTACAGCACCAGGCTTCTACGCGCAATTCCACATCTCTTCACTCTGCCAGTGGAATGAAATAAGCCTACAGGCAAAGTTAaaagagagcaggaggagatCAGGAAGGCCTTACATGAACTCCTCATCCTTGGTGGTCCGTATGCGGCAGTAGGCGTCAATGACCGCGGGTTTCCGCACCGTCTCACACCTCACGTATTCCTTCCCATCCTCGTCCCTGAACGTGCGATAGATCTTGAGGCGGCGGCCGGTGGCAGAGGAATTCAGGCTGGTCACAGAGGCAGTGTCATCATCCTTGTGAGAGTTTGCTGAGGCAGCTGAAGCTGTCGCCAcaagaaaatgctttgtttgcttctgattttttttcccaaactttTCCAATTTTTATTCCAATCATTTGAATACAGCAGATAGTTTTGGCTTAAAAACTTCCGAGACACACATTTAGGAAAACCTAAGAGAAGTCTTTCCCTTGCTTGTTCATGTTCTTTTATCATGGCATGAAATCGAGCTGAAACAAAGATACCTAATTATCCACATAAGCTATAAAGCCAGAGGGAACAGCTAAAGTCAACAAGGACCCACAGGTGCAACCTGCAATGAAACTGCATTCTGGCCTGCAGATGGATTAGTTACAGTGCTTTTCATCACTGTATGGTTATCTGGCAGAAGCTGAAGGTCTAGAATTATCCCATTTTCAAGGAGTGTTCCAACCTGCGTGCCAAATGACCACAGAATGTTTCCATCACCATTCATAATTCAGGTTGAGAGGTTTTGTACAAAGTAACACTGGATATCTTCTCATGATGTAATAGTCATCAAAACTCTTCCACATATCCTTTATAAATGATTGCAGTAACTATTTATTACTGATTTATTCCCAATTTGAGAATAGATAGCAACAATAACATTGACTCGGATGCAGAGCTCAGCTTTGCTCTCACACATTCAACAAGTAACAAGTGGTCATGGGCACACTCATGAAGTTCATTCACAGTCCAAATGTTTTACCAGCCAGTCAGAGACATGTCAAGCTCTCTGTTGGAATGCACTTAAAATAAGCACATCTCCAGGAGATCCAAATCTGGCAGCTGCCCAATTTACCTCCAAACACACTGCCACAGCACATAATGTAACAGACACAGCTTGCAGACTGTGCCTGCttcacacacagagctgtgtgtatGCAGAAGATCCAACTACAAAACCGTAAGAAGGTTGCAGGAACTATGTGTGAAGACATCttgagaaaatactgaaaaaacagCTCCCCCTGACCCACCCtccctaaaaaaaataaaccaaaaaaaccccacacaccAAAAACTTTAGCAggaagcaggaaagcagcagtgagtAAAGAAATACCAGAGTATGTTTATAGatcaaaataaacagaagataTGAGGCAAAGAATATACTTCACATGTACTTTCAGCCACTAAGTGCtcaagagaaggaagaacccccagagaaggaaaagccccAGATAAGCATGTTTATACATTCTCCCTGTAAGGAATCCACACTCTCTTGAGAGGCCAGAGCAGCACACTTTGCAGCCTGACGTAAAGCCTTGCATCCCTTCCCAGACACAATTCTGGTGGTTAGTTACTTACACAGCCCCTTTTTGTCTCTCCTGTCCTTTTTGCCTCTGTCTTTGTCATTGCCATTGTCTTCTCCCAGGAGCATCCTTTGCAATTCCTTCCGTTCCTGCTCTTCTCTCTCCCGAGAGAGCTGAGAACTAGTTTTCTTGTTCTGTAACATATTCTCAATATTCTTTCCCATCTCTTCAAAGTCACTGTCTTCAGCTGAACTGCTATCTGTGTCTGTTGACAGGATCTCAGTGGACTCCAGAACCCTAAAATAGGAGGCATCCTGAAAGTCAGTGAGTGTTGCCctcccaaattaaaaaaaaaaataaaaaataagtctGTTACCTTCCCAGAAATACAAAGGCAAAGATGATGCAAAAGTTTGAGAATGATACAAATCACTACTACAAGCATAATATATTCCCTTCTCAGCCCTCCTTTTAACCCCCACATCTAAAACATGAACTGTTTCAAGACAATCTTCTCCAAATAGTTGATCTCTTCCTCATTAACAATACTTTATTCCCTCATCACTCTCAAGTCTCAGGCCAGAACAAGGAATAATGCATTAATTCTTCAGGCAGCTCTGAAGAACAGGATACAGAACTGGTACCTGTTACCCAAGAGTGAAATGGCATATTGCTCgtaacagaacaaaacaaaacaaaaaatggaaggaaataaGGTGGTGAACTAGTGATGTGTGGAACTGCAGAACCTCTCATGTTGTGACTCTGCAACACATTCTACCTTTCCCAAAGGTCTGTGACAGCAAGACACTAAACCTGAGGGTTTCTATTAACAGCCAAAGGACTGTTTCTTTGTGCTGTATTTCATGGGCCCAACAAGTTGAATCAACATCTGCACCACCACGTATCAGCAACCCCAGACATGCACAGTGCTAGACTTCTGAggtggggacagggtggggatCAAGGCTGTGAACATCAGATAAGAACATACTTATTTTGTAAGTCAAAGATGCGCTGACACTCTTCTTTGTATCTCTCCTGATGTTCTGCCACAGAGAACCGAGAGCCACGGGCAAATTTGCTCATGGGCCCTTCCCCTGAGCGTGCCTGCTCTGTGGACATCGTACGGACCACATCAATCACTTcccatcgggacagcttcttGATCTGGAAAGAGGAAGACAAGGAGTGGTTTTAGAGACACACAGCTGAGGTAGCTGGCTATGGATCTCAACTCCTCTCCACACGAGGTCAAAGTGGAAGTTTTATATACATCCCTTCCACCATCAGCTGCTAAAGCCATTAGTGAAGTCTGCAGCCTGCTCTGGGCTCACACTCACCTCCTCCTCAGGCACTCCAAATTTCCGCAGAAGCTGTTTGGCATTTTTGAGGGAAAGTCGGCGCAAATCCGCGTCTGTGCCAGTCACTGTCTTCTTCACTGGCTGAGGTTCTTTATCATCCTGTTCAGGGGAAGATTCATCCTATTAATGTCATAATAGTCTTTCCTAGGCTCATCTGATATTTCCTCTTCCTTATGTCCCTTATTTAATCTGCTTCTCCCATGGGACTTCCCAGCTATACCTTCTgctgggttggtttgtttggaaTCTTGACATAAGAAAATCCTTCTCCACAACCAGTGGGATCTGCGACTCCAGTCACTTCCAGGAGGCACTTGCCCTTCATAGCAGCAATGAAGGCTCGTGTGGTGTTCCAGGGAGCCGTGCGCACCTGCCAGCGAGAAAATAAACAATCATAACCGTGTTACAGTCCAACCTTTCATTTTGGAATTCTTCCAGTCATACTGAGAACTCTCCAACTGACACAATGAGGGTAAATTCCTCTTCTTGATCCTTCAGCTGCCCTGATGACACTTCAGTGAATAATCAAAGTGCTAAGGAACTCACAAAAAGGCATTTAAGGTAAAAAAAGCCTAGTCCTGAAAGGACCTGCAAGAACAAACACCAAAGACAGGTATGAGCTGCCAGCAGGAGTTCCTAGGAAAGTTGTGTGAACATTTGAACCACTGAATCTTACTTTAAATATGTCCTTTAAATATAAAGACCTCATTTTTCTCCTGCCATTCAAATTTATATACTGGTGTACACACTCATACATCACTCTGATGATACCTCATCATCAATCTTCATTTGGAAATCCTCTTCATTCTCCTCTTCTGGAGCAAAGAAGGATTTCTCCCCATAACCTGCATCCTGAAGAGAAATATTAGAGAAAAAATGAGAAGCTGAAGTATTAAAATGGTTCATGGAGACAGAACTAGAAGTGTCTCTGTGGAGACTTGCCAAGATGAACAATCAAACTTCCACAGACAGTTGTCTGCAAGATTCACAGTGGCACAGATGTCAAACTGCCCAGTATTTTGACAAACTCCATAACTAAACAGTGCACTCAActtcaaaaaaataatcagtgtcTCTTACAGCCACCTGCTGGTTACTTTCTGCTGTAGAGCTCCAGGTATAAACAGAAACcctttattttactttccatTTGGTACTTTTAAGCACAGCTAATTCAATACTCAGGTAATAGGTGGTAAGAATacagtttttctctctttaaaacTTAACTCCCTTTTATGCAGCAGCAAACTTAGCAAGTGACACAACAGTTAGGGACCTAACTGGCCTACATTATAGCAGGATTAGCTTTAGGCAGAGGTGTTAGCTAGGCTTACCCCTCCCAGGGTGTCAGTAATTTGCTGGGAGCCAAGCAGGATTTACCTTGAGCCTCTGCTCGGCTGCAATCATGCTGTAATAggcacagcactgctctggggacaccaTGGCTCTGATCTCCTCCTCTGTTGGCAACCTGAAATCCGGCTTTAAAACCCACCAGTTTGAGTCCATCCCTGAAAAATGCACAGGTCAAACACTGAGTAGCTTCTCATGTGTGCTGGATGCCACCCCAGTCCCAGCTTTCATTTGCACGTATTTGCTTCCAGAACACAACACAGCCAcacacagagggaagggaatgTGTTTGTGTTGTGTCTTTAATAAGCAAATCGCTGCCCAAAGGATTACTAAAAGTATCAAAACTGTAGTCACTTCTCACCATCAAGCACACTGGTGCCAAAAGAAAGTACACATTCTTAAAAactggaacaaaaaaaccctgtcaGATTACATTTCAGTTCTACAAGTTTACAAGAACGGTTTATCAGGAGCTGTTGCCTCCTTCTGCTCTGTTTGGAGCTCCAAGAGTAGCAAAGGATGGCTGGCCACCAAACAAAAGCCTTCCAATACCTGTGCGTTTGAAATCAGCACAGAGCTTCAGCCGCTTGCGGATGCTGCTCTCGGAGTGGGAGGGAAAAGCCTTCTTGATGTCCTCCATGCGGATCCTCCGCGGACGGTCCCTGCTCTTCCAGAAGAGCCGATAGATAAAAACCTACAAAACAAGACACGTTTGTCCAAAGAAACAATAAACCAACTTGCACAGACAGTACAAGATTATGTTTCTGGTGACTGCTCCAGACTTACTACATGAAAACCATTGTTTCTCATAAATTTACTCAGCGAAGTTTTCCAAGCCACATGTGTCTGCTTCAGGTTCAGCTATTTTTGAAGATaaggtgtggaaaaaaaatctgtcttaaaAGTTTGTTTTATCACCTTAGAAATCTTCATGCTTTGGCACAGAAATTCTGTGaacagcagagattttcctgctctgcaaataCCTCTGGAATTATAACTTTGAGTTAAATTGACAGTAAATTACTagaaattttctccaaaatCTGAATTTGGAGATAATTACTGAATGCTCATGCACTGTCCCAAAGCTTAACCACCACAAGATCTAGAAAATTAAGGCAGACCTATGGAGCAATTCCAATTCTGTGCTGTTTGATAGCACTGTGATAAGATTCCTTAACTGTCTTTTAGTAAAACCCATCTAAGTGTTATTTTACACACCACACATTACTTCCAAGCTCACTCTACCTTCTTCAGTTTTGTACACTTATATATAACCTTGTAACATTTTATTCTatatagtaataataataatgatgataataataataatagtaccACCACCACCTTTATCATTTACTTATCAGATAGGATGCTATTAAAACAGAAGAGACATGTTATAAATGTTTGgttaaatgaaaactgaaatggtCTGTCTGGTTAACATCCGACTCCTGCAGTGCTCTCACcccacaagaaaacaaacaaaaaagagtcACAGCAGGACAGTGAGATTCTCAAATCAAGACTGTACACCCAAGGCCCAGACCTATGCCATGAGCTTGCTCCAAAGCCTCCCCAGATTCCCAAATAATCTCTTATCACATGCCTGCAGGAAGTCTCTGATATGTGTGTTAGCTCGCTTGGAGTTGGGACCAGGTACTTCATAGAGGGGGCACTCCTGCCCAACTACAAAAATATCCACTAATTCTCGAATGTAGTAGCCTTGTCGTGTCCGGATAATCAGGAAATCTGTTTCAGGCATCTTGTGTAAATAGATGGGGGCCCGGAAAAGATTGTTTTCAAATGCCTGGTAAGAGAAACAGATCAAAGTTCAAAAGTCAAGTTTTGATCAAATCTTCTGTGATACAATATACAAAAAGgatcttaaaaagaaaaaaaaacaccccaaggTTCATTGCAATGTTATACCATCATTTATATCACAGCATGTGTAGATGTCCAAGGAATAGTCAAGAATGAAGAACAAAAGTTTAAGAACAACTAGAACAAATGCAGAGATTGAAAAGCTCTTTGGATGTTTGGAAGTACTTTATTACCACTGAGAAGGTACTTtcaaaaaaagacagaaagaacaCATCTGCAGAAGAGCACAATAACCATAGAAACCAGTCCAACACAAAATTAGCATTGTTAGTTCTGTGGTTAACTTCTAATATGAAccttcacattatttttttcctttggtacagaatgaaataattattgCTGCAGTAAGAGCAGCTAGCATTAACTGAAATccatttatatttacatttatggATTATTAGCCAGGTGTTCCTTGTAACATTCTTCATTCCTCTCCCAAtctcaaatatatatatgtatatatatatatatattaacaATAGAGAGAGGCTCATAAAAGCAGAAGTCTGTACACCTGACTAGTGACTGGCATCCAAAAACTAGAAGTGCAATTCTCAAAAGGTACATATAAAAGCCTAGACTGTGAGAAATCCATGTTTCCTATCCCCTCCAACACCTATGCTCCCCAGCATTCAAGCAGCTTTGGTTTTCCCCTCAGTCCCCTGTAACACTATTTCTAATGCCATTACTaagcaaaacagcaaagatTCATTCCTGCAACTCTTGTTACTCctacaataattttaaaaaccatacAAACAATAGAgattaaaaaaaggcaaactaGGAACTGAATTACTATCACTATTTAATTACTAATAGTaattactattactagtaaGCAAAAAGACATAAACTGCAACTGAAAAGGAAGCTGGGAAGCTTTTTTGTGGAAGCTGAGCATTATTTGTGATTGAATAAATAGGGCTTGTAAAAAGTACTGTGCCTATTACACCACATCCAACTTATCTGTCTTTCAAATGTAAAATACTCCTTTCTCACCTGCAGTAACTGGCCTGGATGCAGAGAACCCAGGAAGGGAGAAGTGTGACAATAAACAGTCTCTCCATATTTACAGTCTGGAGCTCCTGGATCTTTGCCAGGTTTCTGGAAGGTGCAATGGAGGTGCTGTTAGCTGTCAGTGAGAGGCAGAGGAAAATCACTGTCCAACAGCAGAATCTGCATACTCACCCTTTTGTAGtaatttttaatctttgttGCCATGCCAACCTGCATCATCAGAGGGGCGTTCTCCTCACTGTACTCAGCAAGGATGAGATCTCCATCCTTGCCAGTGAGGTCCTGTGGTGTGCGCATGAAGAACATCTCCCCCCCACCAGAGGCCTGGCGCTCCTGCTCCCTCATCTGCACCAGGGACAAGGGACAGTGTCAGGAGAACAGCTCAGCACACAGCCCAGGGGCCACACTCAGAGGCAGACAGGAATAACTATACCTTGGCTTTCTTCTTGATGTGCTTCAGCAGAGGCTGCACAGCGTGGGGCCCGGGCTGGGACAAGGCACCAAAGGAATATTTCTTCAGGGGAGGCCGATGGAATTGTCGGAGCTTCATGGGACCCATGTGGGTGGGAAAGAATGGCTGGCGGAGCTCCACTGCTGGGATAGAGTGCTGATACAGAACAAAATCTCTGTTAAGAGGGACACGCACCATCTTAAAAGACCATCCTCCTATCCTGTGACACCTTAAATAAGAGAGCTCAGGGATATTTTTAGGTCTCCTAGCAGTAAGACAAGTGCATTGAAATTCACTTGCCATCATAAATGTTGTCTTTTGACAGAAAAGTGCTTACTTCCATATAAAcatctttcctttctgtacAGAGATTACTTCAATTTTACTATTTCAAATGGTACCAAATGATGGGAACTTTTTACTAACTAGGAATTACATCTAAAGCCATTATCCCTATCAGTGGGAGAGAAACTCATTTGGAATTACATCATTTTCCCACTACAGAAGATGCTGGAGTCAGGTAAGATTTTATAAGTCACTGAATTCCataaagaaggggaaaaaaaaatcatcacctCCTCACCTAGGGCTAGCGAGCAGTAATTCAAATTCATCAgtaactaaattaattttttaatattcagaCTGAGACACACAGTTGTAGCAGAAGTACAAACTGCACCTCTTTCTCCCCTTCCACTACTGGTTTAAAAAGAATACTACATAATAAGACACCAAACAAAGCATAGCAAGTAGAATGCAGCAAGATCATACAACTAAACCCCAGTTTGATGGGGCAATCAATAAAAAGTTCAAACTCCTAATTTCAACTGAAGATTAAAAATGTCTCTCATGAGCACTTAACTGACCTTTGTAATCTAAATTCTATTTTTCTACAAATCCTAAGTCCTACTCTCAGCTAGAAACCTCCTACCAAGAGACTCAAGCTCTCTCACTCACAGTGAAGACTATTGTGACTACCTGGATGATGTTGCCTCCAAAGGTTCCTCGAAGTCCCTGCTGTTTGGGGTAGTAAAACTCATCATTGGAGAGGTTCCAGGGATCCTTCACCTCTGGCTGAGACATGTTCTAATTCAATTTTAAACACAGAGAGAGAAgtgtcaaaaaaaaaccccacaaaaacaaaaacttcaCTCCTTCCTCATCATGCCTAACTCTGGAGATGATGCTAAAGCTTATGCTGACCTGCTGTGGTTCTTCCTTGATGACACCTGTTTTTCCCAACAGGATCCTACTCTTCTTCAGAGAAGATTCCTTCTTGTTCTCCTTGGATGGAGAGTTCAAAGTCATCTCTTCCTTTTCATCAGGAATTTCTAAAAGCAGAAGTTTACATCCCTACCTTCCCTCTTCAAACCAACATGCATGAAAGTCAAATCAAGACAGTCACTCCTAAAACACATCAGGAGTCAGATTAATCATGTTAAATTTAACTTTCAAGGCattcatttttgctttcctgtcaGTGCATTTAACTTGGAAGTTGAATGTGTACACCACACCAATAAAAGTTATTAGCACTGCCACCTCCTGCTTCAGCCTTTGACTTGCAAATTAACTTCAACAGCCAGAACAAAGAAAGGCTGTAAGTATTGCCCCAgtccatttatttccattacaGTGTGATTATAAGCccttgctttcattttcccttctcttttcccactCATGTCAAATTTCTGTGTGCCATAAACATACCTAGAATTATGTTTTCATCGTTTGGATCCAGTGTTAAGACAGGGGGATCCAAGTAGGTTTCCATTGCCTGATCATCCCAGATGATATTGTCTTCCCAACGGCCATACACTAACTCTTCATTATCAATTGGGAAAATGGAGTACCAGGGCTTGTCTTCATCCAGAGAAACTGCAACAATCATGAAGTAGAACCCTTGAGAATTTTATACACAGCCTTGGCAGAAAACTATTTCAGATCTCACCCCTACATCTTACTCCCTCTATCTTCCCCATCTTTCAGGCTCCCTGAGGCAGGAACTctaaaagccaaaagaaaagtgATCTTGAAAGCAAAGAGGAATTAAAGCCCCAAATGTGAGCTTTACCAATGCTCACAGATTTTGCTCTATTGAAACACAGCCTTCAAAAAGTTTTAGAGCAAACAAGCAGCCCTTCTACCACAGAAATGTGTGTCACATCCTACTCATGGGTCATTACCTTGCTGTTCAGGGGCCTTTTCCTTGCACTTTGCTATGCCCAGGACTCCTGCTACATTGGGTTTCTGTGCTAGAGGAATTGGTGAATTGAGCAAAGAGCCACTGCGGTTCAAAcctagagaaaacaaaaacaagagaaaaggaaaacaaaagtaagGTCAGCTTGAGTGAGAGGCTCAGAGGGCACCACAGTGCCTTAAAACAGGACTGGGCGTTGCATGGAGAGTGAATTTCAGCCTGATGGACCTACTGCTCATATCCCAAAGAGTGACATTAGAACTGGGaaagcttaaagaaaaaaaacaaacaaacacttCATACAGAGCTGACTGCTGGAGTCTGCAGCCTCTTCAAAGAATCTCCCATTCACCCACCTAACACCTCAGGGTCTTGTATTCACAGCTGAACACTAAAGGATTGACACTGGTATCCAATAAAGATCTGACATACCCATTAGTCTTTCCTGGTAGAAGCAGGATAAGAcataacaaacagaaaacaaacattcaTTCTACGTCaacaatttaaatttaaaatgtatccATGTCAAAAAGAAGTCTGAGGCTTGTAAGAATTATTACTTCCTATCCAGAAAAAACAGAATACAATTTTAAGTCGAGGATAAACTTCTGAAGACTTTTATATAATTCttccaattaaaaacaaaagaaaacaaaattccacTAGTCTATAAAAAGAGGGAATCCTAAGGGTAGCTTTACTTGATATTAATGTAGATGGATCCAGCATCTGGTATTctacacagaaaaaagaaagatagaGCCAGAATCGGGGGTTTTTTAACAGAAGTGACCAACTCTGTTTTTTGGAAAGAAACCAAGTCTCAGAATTCTCAATGGAGCTGTGATTTTGACAAAAAGTATTCCCTGACAGGGAGAATTATGTTCTACATTTGGGACATGCAACTGTACATGTACAATTTCACAAAGTGCTGCAGTTGAGCATGTAATGAGTCAGCTCAACTACAGCAAGTAAAGTTGCTGTCAGACTCCTGATCACCTTGTTGGGCATTGTATGCAGTGGCATTTCTGGTCATGCTGGATGGCAGCCAGCCTGCCAAGCTCGCACGCTGTGTCTTAGTCCCTTTGTGCTTGACATCCTCCCCATTCCAGATGACATCATCCTCCCACTGGAGCTGCGTTACCATGAGGAAGTGCTCATCAGCTAGCAGATCATCTTTCTCCTTTGTTGACTCTGCATCCTGGAGGGGAGTA contains the following coding sequences:
- the TAF1 gene encoding transcription initiation factor TFIID subunit 1 isoform X4; its protein translation is MSDSESEEEADGGRTEPFSLAGFLFGNINEAGQLEGDSVLDKESKKHLAGLGVLGLGNLITEITASEEESAESEGAHLDEEGWVKSTEDAVDYSDINEVAEDESRRYKQAMGSLQPARRPDEDEDDYDADCEDIDSKLMPPPPPPPVPGKKEDEKDAAATVSEDGDGIILPSIIAPSSAASDKVDFSSSSDSESEMGPQEARQAESKEGKLTLPLAGIMQRDASKQLPSVTELFPEFRPGKVLRFLRLFGPGKNVPSVWRSARRKRKKKHRELAQEVQIQEGEVVVESGVEGKSPWEYEFAAPPPPEQCLSDDEITMMAPVESKFSQSTGDIDKVTDTKPKVAEWRYGPAQLWYDMLGIPEDGSGFDYGFKLKEENEQEAKGHTDDGVRREPWGKKDDLLADEHFLMVTQLQWEDDVIWNGEDVKHKGTKTQRASLAGWLPSSMTRNATAYNAQQGFYFMIVAVSLDEDKPWYSIFPIDNEELVYGRWEDNIIWDDQAMETYLDPPVLTLDPNDENIILEIPDEKEEMTLNSPSKENKKESSLKKSRILLGKTGVIKEEPQQNMSQPEVKDPWNLSNDEFYYPKQQGLRGTFGGNIIQHSIPAVELRQPFFPTHMGPMKLRQFHRPPLKKYSFGALSQPGPHAVQPLLKHIKKKAKMREQERQASGGGEMFFMRTPQDLTGKDGDLILAEYSEENAPLMMQVGMATKIKNYYKRKPGKDPGAPDCKYGETVYCHTSPFLGSLHPGQLLQAFENNLFRAPIYLHKMPETDFLIIRTRQGYYIRELVDIFVVGQECPLYEVPGPNSKRANTHIRDFLQVFIYRLFWKSRDRPRRIRMEDIKKAFPSHSESSIRKRLKLCADFKRTGMDSNWWVLKPDFRLPTEEEIRAMVSPEQCCAYYSMIAAEQRLKDAGYGEKSFFAPEEENEEDFQMKIDDEVRTAPWNTTRAFIAAMKGKCLLEVTGVADPTGCGEGFSYVKIPNKPTQQKDDKEPQPVKKTVTGTDADLRRLSLKNAKQLLRKFGVPEEEIKKLSRWEVIDVVRTMSTEQARSGEGPMSKFARGSRFSVAEHQERYKEECQRIFDLQNKVLESTEILSTDTDSSSAEDSDFEEMGKNIENMLQNKKTSSQLSREREEQERKELQRMLLGEDNAASANSHKDDDTASVTSLNSSATGRRLKIYRTFRDEDGKEYVRCETVRKPAVIDAYCRIRTTKDEEFIRKFALFDEQHREEMRKERRRIQEQLRRLKRNQEKEKLKGPPEKKPKKMKERPDLKLKCGACGAIGHMRTNKFCPLYYQTNAPPSNPVAMTEEQEEELEKTVIHNDNEELIKVEGTKIVLGKQLIESADEVRRKSLVLKFPKQQLPPKKKRRVGTTVHCDYLNRPHKSIHRRRTDPMVTLSSILEGIINDIRDLPNTYPFHTPVNPKVVKDYYKIITRPMDLQTLRENVRKRQYPSREEFREHLELIVKNSATYNGPKHSLTQISQSMLDLCDEKLKEKEDKLARLEKAINPLLDDDDQVAFSFILDNIVTQKMMAVPDSWPFHHPVNKKFVPDYYKVIANPMDLETIRKNISKHKYQNRETFLDDVNLILANSIKYNGSDSQYTKTAQEIVNICYQTLAEYDEHLTQLERDISTAKEAALEEADLESLDPMTPGPYTPQAKPPDLYDTSTSLSVSHGASFYQDESNLSAMDTPITTTGKRGTQEVEDADGDLADEEEGSAQQPQASVLYEDLLMSDGEDDDDGSDEEGDNPFSSIQLSESGSDSDVEPSAVRPKQPHVLQENTRMGMDNEESMMSYEGDGGETSHVMEDSNISYGSYEEPDPKSNTRDTSFSSIGGYEISEEEEEEEQQRSGPSVLSQVHLSEDEEDSEDFHSIAGDSDLDSDE